One genomic segment of Scophthalmus maximus strain ysfricsl-2021 chromosome 3, ASM2237912v1, whole genome shotgun sequence includes these proteins:
- the lsm14b gene encoding protein LSM14 homolog B isoform X3, giving the protein MIAHNRYEGILYTIDKVNSTVVLAKVKCFGTEGRPTDRPTPPKDDIYEYITFRGNDIKDIALCELPRSHHGLPADPAIIQSSSAGSSGVYPAHGPFSPHRMPVYNQLAASSLLHQQYAAAVGLGPVLPGLPVRRGPTVEKAVQTLHVERSMQRRSLTVSQEQEPWWERRRPQRTREEGPKSRRGPGTFANLGQALPKAQLETRQPSDENRPPPRRRQGPRRRRNRSRGQLMVANVPSPVLKFDTDFDFDSSNAQFIKEELERGGQDKRKVKDGNHEVEEKGKEKEELRSTAEDDQFGPKCYYDKAKSFFDNISSDNTFSFRLTWAEERKRNLETFGVPGRFLRGRGFRGGYTGPRGRGAAQTLPPYRTRSGQL; this is encoded by the exons ATGAT AGCCCACAATCGTTATGAGGGAATTTTGTATACGATTGACAAAGTGAACTCCACAGTGGTGCTGGCTAAAG tcaagtGCTTTGGGACCGAGGGAAGACCCACCGACAGGCCGACGCCACCCAAAGATGACATCTACGAGTACATCACTTTCCGGGGAAATGACATTAAGGATATCGCGCTGTGTGAACTTCCCAGGTCACACCACGGCCTGCCTGCAGACCCTGCGATAATACAG TCATCCAGTGCAGGCTCTTCAGGCGTCTACCCAGCTCACGGGCCGTTCAGCCCCCACAGGATGCCGGTCTACAACCAGCTCGCCGCCAGCTCTCTTCTTCATCAACAGTATGCTGCAGCGGTTGGCCTTG GGCCCGTGCTTCCGGGCTTACCTGTTAGAAGGGGCCCCACGGTGGAAAAGGCTGTTCAAACCCTCCACGTGGAACGGTCTATGCAGAGGAGAAGCCTGACTGTATCCCAGGAGCAGGAGCCGTGGTGGGAGAGGAGGCGGCCCCAGAGAACCAGGGAAGAGGGTCCCAAATCCAGGAGAGGCCCTGGAACCTTCG caAATTTGGGCCAAGCCTTGCCCAAAGCTCAACTGGAAACCCGGCAACCGAGTGATGAAAATAGGCCACCACCCAGAAGAAGACAAG GACCTCGGAGGCGCAGGAACCGCAGTAGAGGACAGCTGATGGTGGCCAATGTTCCATCTCCCGTCCTCAAGTTTGACACCGACTTTGATTTTGATTCCTCAAATGCACAGTTCATTAAGGAGGAACTGGAGCGGGGGGGGCAGGACAAGAGGAAGGTGAAAG ATGGAAATCATGAGGTAGAAGAGAAGGGCAAGGAAAAGGAGGAACTGCGCTCGACTGCGGAGGACGATCAGTTTGGACCGAAATGCTACTACGACAAAGCAAAGTCCTTTTTCGACAACATCTCGTCTGATAACACATTCAG TTTCAGACTAACATGGGCAGAGGAGCGGAAACGTAATCTGGAGACGTTCGGGGTCCCCGGGCGGTTTCTGAGGGGCCGTGGCTTCCGAGGTGGATATACCGGACCAAGAGGACGGGGCGCTGCTCAGACTCTGCCTCCGTACAGAACCAGGAGTGGACAACTGTGA
- the lsm14b gene encoding protein LSM14 homolog B isoform X2: MMNSNKPYIGCKIGLISRAHNRYEGILYTIDKVNSTVVLAKVKCFGTEGRPTDRPTPPKDDIYEYITFRGNDIKDIALCELPRSHHGLPADPAIIQSSSAGSSGVYPAHGPFSPHRMPVYNQLAASSLLHQQYAAAVGLGPVLPGLPVRRGPTVEKAVQTLHVERSMQRRSLTVSQEQEPWWERRRPQRTREEGPKSRRGPGTFANLGQALPKAQLETRQPSDENRPPPRRRQGPRRRRNRSRGQLMVANVPSPVLKFDTDFDFDSSNAQFIKEELERGGQDKRKVKDGNHEVEEKGKEKEELRSTAEDDQFGPKCYYDKAKSFFDNISSDNTFRLTWAEERKRNLETFGVPGRFLRGRGFRGGYTGPRGRGAAQTLPPYRTRSGQL; this comes from the exons ATGATGAATTCCAACAAACCTTACATTGGCTGTAAAATTGGTTTAATTTCAAGAGCCCACAATCGTTATGAGGGAATTTTGTATACGATTGACAAAGTGAACTCCACAGTGGTGCTGGCTAAAG tcaagtGCTTTGGGACCGAGGGAAGACCCACCGACAGGCCGACGCCACCCAAAGATGACATCTACGAGTACATCACTTTCCGGGGAAATGACATTAAGGATATCGCGCTGTGTGAACTTCCCAGGTCACACCACGGCCTGCCTGCAGACCCTGCGATAATACAG TCATCCAGTGCAGGCTCTTCAGGCGTCTACCCAGCTCACGGGCCGTTCAGCCCCCACAGGATGCCGGTCTACAACCAGCTCGCCGCCAGCTCTCTTCTTCATCAACAGTATGCTGCAGCGGTTGGCCTTG GGCCCGTGCTTCCGGGCTTACCTGTTAGAAGGGGCCCCACGGTGGAAAAGGCTGTTCAAACCCTCCACGTGGAACGGTCTATGCAGAGGAGAAGCCTGACTGTATCCCAGGAGCAGGAGCCGTGGTGGGAGAGGAGGCGGCCCCAGAGAACCAGGGAAGAGGGTCCCAAATCCAGGAGAGGCCCTGGAACCTTCG caAATTTGGGCCAAGCCTTGCCCAAAGCTCAACTGGAAACCCGGCAACCGAGTGATGAAAATAGGCCACCACCCAGAAGAAGACAAG GACCTCGGAGGCGCAGGAACCGCAGTAGAGGACAGCTGATGGTGGCCAATGTTCCATCTCCCGTCCTCAAGTTTGACACCGACTTTGATTTTGATTCCTCAAATGCACAGTTCATTAAGGAGGAACTGGAGCGGGGGGGGCAGGACAAGAGGAAGGTGAAAG ATGGAAATCATGAGGTAGAAGAGAAGGGCAAGGAAAAGGAGGAACTGCGCTCGACTGCGGAGGACGATCAGTTTGGACCGAAATGCTACTACGACAAAGCAAAGTCCTTTTTCGACAACATCTCGTCTGATAACACATTCAG ACTAACATGGGCAGAGGAGCGGAAACGTAATCTGGAGACGTTCGGGGTCCCCGGGCGGTTTCTGAGGGGCCGTGGCTTCCGAGGTGGATATACCGGACCAAGAGGACGGGGCGCTGCTCAGACTCTGCCTCCGTACAGAACCAGGAGTGGACAACTGTGA
- the lsm14b gene encoding protein LSM14 homolog B isoform X1, whose amino-acid sequence MMNSNKPYIGCKIGLISRAHNRYEGILYTIDKVNSTVVLAKVKCFGTEGRPTDRPTPPKDDIYEYITFRGNDIKDIALCELPRSHHGLPADPAIIQSSSAGSSGVYPAHGPFSPHRMPVYNQLAASSLLHQQYAAAVGLGPVLPGLPVRRGPTVEKAVQTLHVERSMQRRSLTVSQEQEPWWERRRPQRTREEGPKSRRGPGTFANLGQALPKAQLETRQPSDENRPPPRRRQGPRRRRNRSRGQLMVANVPSPVLKFDTDFDFDSSNAQFIKEELERGGQDKRKVKDGNHEVEEKGKEKEELRSTAEDDQFGPKCYYDKAKSFFDNISSDNTFSFRLTWAEERKRNLETFGVPGRFLRGRGFRGGYTGPRGRGAAQTLPPYRTRSGQL is encoded by the exons ATGATGAATTCCAACAAACCTTACATTGGCTGTAAAATTGGTTTAATTTCAAGAGCCCACAATCGTTATGAGGGAATTTTGTATACGATTGACAAAGTGAACTCCACAGTGGTGCTGGCTAAAG tcaagtGCTTTGGGACCGAGGGAAGACCCACCGACAGGCCGACGCCACCCAAAGATGACATCTACGAGTACATCACTTTCCGGGGAAATGACATTAAGGATATCGCGCTGTGTGAACTTCCCAGGTCACACCACGGCCTGCCTGCAGACCCTGCGATAATACAG TCATCCAGTGCAGGCTCTTCAGGCGTCTACCCAGCTCACGGGCCGTTCAGCCCCCACAGGATGCCGGTCTACAACCAGCTCGCCGCCAGCTCTCTTCTTCATCAACAGTATGCTGCAGCGGTTGGCCTTG GGCCCGTGCTTCCGGGCTTACCTGTTAGAAGGGGCCCCACGGTGGAAAAGGCTGTTCAAACCCTCCACGTGGAACGGTCTATGCAGAGGAGAAGCCTGACTGTATCCCAGGAGCAGGAGCCGTGGTGGGAGAGGAGGCGGCCCCAGAGAACCAGGGAAGAGGGTCCCAAATCCAGGAGAGGCCCTGGAACCTTCG caAATTTGGGCCAAGCCTTGCCCAAAGCTCAACTGGAAACCCGGCAACCGAGTGATGAAAATAGGCCACCACCCAGAAGAAGACAAG GACCTCGGAGGCGCAGGAACCGCAGTAGAGGACAGCTGATGGTGGCCAATGTTCCATCTCCCGTCCTCAAGTTTGACACCGACTTTGATTTTGATTCCTCAAATGCACAGTTCATTAAGGAGGAACTGGAGCGGGGGGGGCAGGACAAGAGGAAGGTGAAAG ATGGAAATCATGAGGTAGAAGAGAAGGGCAAGGAAAAGGAGGAACTGCGCTCGACTGCGGAGGACGATCAGTTTGGACCGAAATGCTACTACGACAAAGCAAAGTCCTTTTTCGACAACATCTCGTCTGATAACACATTCAG TTTCAGACTAACATGGGCAGAGGAGCGGAAACGTAATCTGGAGACGTTCGGGGTCCCCGGGCGGTTTCTGAGGGGCCGTGGCTTCCGAGGTGGATATACCGGACCAAGAGGACGGGGCGCTGCTCAGACTCTGCCTCCGTACAGAACCAGGAGTGGACAACTGTGA